ATTTATGTGTCGATTTTAAGTAATATTCTCTTACCATATATGTGTATTACTTACTTATATATTGTCAAGTTAGCTGTCAATTAACTACTATGTCTTAAAAAATAGTTCATTCAATTAATTGATAATTCAGATTGACAGTTTGACATAATTACCTACATAGTAGACTATTTGATAAGTAACGTTGATGTTGTTTTGATCAGCTACGTGTGTCGGGAGTTATAAGTAATTCGCCTTACATATTAGGTTTAGATTGTGACATGCATTGCAATGATGCAAGTTCGGCTCGGCAAGCAATGTGTTTCCACCTTGACCCCAAGATATCACCCTCTCTAGCATTTgttcaattccctcaaaattTTCACAACATCAGTAACAACGATATCTATGACAGTCAGCTGAGATCAGCACTTAAGGTACATAAGAACTCAAGGACCAAACTTTACATTAATCAATTACATGTCATATCATATGTAGAAATGCATATAATAATAATCTTTGACTAGAATTGGTCTCGACAACTTGTATATAAATAGGTGCTATGGAAAGGTTATGATGGGCTTGGAGGGCCGTGCGTGTGTGGTACTGGCTACTACATCAAGAGGGTGTCCTTATGTGAAAGTTCCATTAGTGAAGGTAAATACAATTTCACTTAATGAAATACCTTAATTTGGTTTAATAAgcatatatattaaaattatgAACTTGTCTGTACTATATGCGTTCATACGTTTTTTAGGCCACTAAATTAGTTTCACTATTGAATGATCAGCCGGGGATGCAATGAAACTTAGACAATGTTTTGGTCCATCCAATGAGTTCATCAAATCCGTCCGCCAAATCAACAAGCCTGATCATATGCTCATCCAGAGAAATAATGCACAGCCAAATGAAATCCAACTACTAGCCTCTTGTGTTTATGAAGATGGCACCAAATGGGGTAAAGAGGCAAGTACAATTAATCTATTGAAACCTTACTTATTCCGAAAAAAAAGAACTGTGCCAAGTTTAGTCAATTGTGAGAAGTTGATACGTGTCAGTTGTACAATATATCAAGAGCTTGTAGTAACCGGCTTGGGAGGTGACTGAGCCTAGCATTCCTCCAACTTTATGCTAATGGTGATCTTCTTTTATTTGTGGCATGCAGGTTGGTTTCTTATACGGTTCGGTGGTGGAAGATTACTTCACAGGGTTTCATTTGCATTGCAAAGGTTGGATTTCAGTGTATTTTGATCCAAAAAGGCCACAATTCTTGGGCAGTGGCACCAccaatttggatgattttttggTCCAAGGGACAAGATGGTCCTCTGGCTTGGTTGATGTTGCTATCTCCAAGTTTAGTCCTCTTATATATGGCCCTTTCAAAACGCGCAATTTTCTTCACAGCATGTGTTATGCAGAACTTGCCCTTTTCCCCATTTTCTATTTCTTGTCGCTCTGGGGCTTTGCTACCATTCCTCAACTCTGCCTACTCAATGGCATTCCTTTATACCCTCAGGTAATTTTCTCTCATTAtacctatatttttttacaagtttctttaaaaattcttttgtataaatgattcaaaatatataattactTCCACTATCGAGGGAAATGTCCACTTGCTTTATGATCTTAAGATTGAAACTGAACCATTTACTATGGTTGATTATGAACACGTGTGGTTAAAAATTTAAGCTCACAGTCTGTTGATATAAGTATTTGTATAGTATATAAGAAAGCATTACCCTCTTAATTAGTTGTTAAACAACTTTAGTAGAAGGATTTTGACATGATAGTATGACGGTCTTGTTCTTTGCAGGTCTCAAATACTTATTTCATTGTATTTTCGTTCATATTCCTATCATCCCATTCTAAACATTTATACGAGGTGCTCGCAACGGGGTTAACATTTCGACATTGGGTAAATGAGCAGAGGATATGGATGATGAAGTCAGTCACATCCCATTTATATGGTAGTGTGGATGCTTTCATGAAGAAACTTGGTATGAGAGAAGCCAGTTTTTTTCCAACGAATAAAGTCGACAACGTCGAACAACTCAAGCGTTACAATATGGGAGTATTTGATTTCCAAACATCACTACTATTTCTTGCTCCAATGGTTGCCCTAGTCATCTTGAACATGGCATCGTTTGCTGTGGGGATTGCTAGAGGGATCTTTGTGGGGGAGTTGGACAAGATGTTCATACAAGTTTTCATATCCTTCTATGTCATAGTAATGAACTACCCTATCATTGAAGGAATGCTTATAAGGAAGGACAAGGGAAGCATTCCACTATCTGTTACCCTAGTATCTGCCTTAGTTTCcctcattttctatttttttggtTCTATTATTTTCATGTAGCAAGGACTTGGCCTATATATGTATCCATTATATACATATCTTTTTACTATTAAATATAGGGGTGTCTAAAAGATGtactctttatttttcttgtctAAGAATTCTACTACTTGCTACataatattacggtctagtggtattcttctttacttgtaagtgagagatcttcaattcaattttcgtcaaatgcgaatttaaatgaaattattgctagctcattgtaagAATAAACCCACCCATTCTcctttaatgtaaataatattgtttgttaaaaaaaaattctactaATTCACCCTCCAAAAGAATAGGAATGCACAAGTGGAGCCATAATTTAGAAGAAAGAAATGCACCATTAAATTCTTTGATAGTGATCAAAGCAAAGTTTCCATAAACTAAGCCCAATAAGTTTCGGCTGCAACATTAATAAGTAAGAACATGTACCTCCATAGTCCAAGTCCACAATATTTCTGGACCTCTCGTGTTGAGCTACTTTTTCCAAATCACCATGATGCCCTAGTGAGTTTAAAGAAAGAATAATCAAACACTCTTTTTAGCTTCTTTCACACTTATATTTTTATTCTTAGGGTAAAAAATTGTTTATTACTCTCATATTTCgtgattttcaaaatttagtacatcaagtttttttcattccagagtcatacctaaaatgtaaattttgggacagtctcatacatcagttagtcaaactgttaagtctcctgttaattgtgacgtggcgctcatgtggacaatgactgaacGCCATGTGTCATCcacatggaaattaaaaataaattatttataaaataaataaataaatatatatatataattaatatatatatatatatatattaaaaaattaaaaattaaaaaattaaaaaaaaacccttcatCTTCCCCGCACCCTCACCctcaccctctccctcccttcttcttcttcctttgggttgcagattcaattttttttttcctccttcttcttcttctttttcttcttcctccttcctccttccttttcttcctcctccttttttctgggttgcagatttttttttttctttccttcttcttcttcttcttccctcttctttttcttcctcctcttttttttttccttcttcttcttcctcctccttcttcttcctcttctaggtTGCAGATTCggctttttggtttttttttttcctacttcttcttcttcttcctccttcttcttcctcttccttcttcttctgggttgaagattcggtttttgttttttgttttttttccttcttcttcttcctcttcttcttctgggttgcaaattcggctttttggttttttttttccttcttcttcttcttcttattcttcttcttcctccttcttcttctgggttgcagattcattttttgttttttttcccttcttcttcttcttcctccttcttccttcttcttcttcttcttcttcttcttcttcttcttctgggttgcagattcgtattttgttttttgttttttttgttcttcctccttcttctgggttgggggcgggggcgggggggggggggagggatggttttttttttaaattaattattttaatattttaatgacacgtggcgctcaATCATTGTCTACATGGgcaccacgtcatcacttaacgggagaattAATAGTTTAACTAACAGATGTataagactgtcccaaaattaatactttaggtatgactctgggacgaaaaaaacgtgatgtactaaatgttgaaaaccacgaaacatgagaatagtaaacagtcttttacccttattcttatttgcttttttttttttaatttatacaaTTTGAcgattgtttgtaccatacttagggcctccgtatttagatctcgtataaatactcgagggactcaaatgtaattatgcaataaatggatgggcaaatatgtaataagtgaggagcccttattctataaaatgacccttCACTCTCCCCATTAAGAGaagccaattcttaggcctgagatCTCCTaaactctcatattcagagcaagccctctcactctctcaaagcctcactctcacattacagaggctctctccctcacaatcctctcagagaaatataataccagtgtggacgtagcccaaacattggggtgaaccacgatacatcttgtgttatttacaatttttgtagattcacagtcggatttacgttgttccaagacccctccggttttgtgcatcaacatttggcgccttctgtgggaaacgacacgaaaaactgtgtcggttctctttcattttttaccTCCGTCGTggatctgcaaaatctgcaaaaaaccCAAGAAAACCAAACACCACACCAATATTCTAATTTGTCCTCTTCACTGCCAGTGCTTTTCCACTTACTTTCTTATCCACTTTCTCTTACTTAGACCGGACTCCATCTCATCTGCCATCTATGGCTTCTGCAAGCTCTCTCGAAGCGATCTCGTCCCTTCATTTCTTTTGCTCAGAGCAACAGTCAGCAGCTAGAGTGAACCAACCATCGCAATCGCTGATAAACTTTTAACCTCCACCGACCGTCGATACAACTGATTCGACTCAATCATCCACCGCGCAAGAGAATAAAATGGCATCGAGGTGGGGAATCACCGGCAACAAAGGGCGGTGCTACGATTTCTGGGTGGACTTCAACGAGTGCATGTCTCGCTGCCGTGAGCCCAATGACTGCGTCCTCCTCCGCGAAGACTATCTCGAGTGCCTCCACCACTCCAAATAGTGCTTGAAATCAGCGTTAATGATGTGTGCACCTCTAGCACTGGAGGATTCAAGAAGGACCAGAACAAGAATGGGAAGGAAAATCAAAAGGGTCAAGTTCCAAAATGAAAGTCAGGTTAGCCTTTCATAGGAGAAACCTTTGACTTCATTGCTTGTGGCTACACCTCTCGACCTGTCAGCTTCATGGAAAAACGCAGATCTCTATTCTCGAAAATATTTTCAGTGAAGGACTCGGTGAGCGGGAATTGTCAGGGAATGACTCGGTTACTGGGAATTCTCAAGGAAAGACTCTCCGGCTAACTATAAATACTTTCACATTTCCCCCCACACCTTCACCATGCTATTGCAATCGCCGCTGCCTCTGACGTTTCTCCCCAATCGATCCTTTAGATTGTTCGTCAACCCCGCAGGATAACCATCATTGTTCAGCAGCCCGACTTTGGAGTGGTTGAGACGGAGGAGAAAGTCTTTGAATCTGGCGAGAAAAATGAGTTGGTGTTGGATGGTGGATTTGTGGAGCCTCCGACGAATGCATTCGGCCACACTTTTAGGGATTATGATGTTAGCAGCGAGAGGTGAGATGGGGTCGAGGAGTTCTACATAATCAATCACATTTACCAGAGCGTCAACTTTGTGAAGCGGATGAGGGAAGAATATGGAAAACTGGATAAGGTGGAAATGAGCATATGGGAATGTTGTGAACATCTCAACCAAGTTGTGGATGAGAGTGATCCCGACTTGGATGAGCCCCAGATCGAGCATCTTTTGCAAATTGCGGAAGCTATAAGAAAGGACTATCCTAATGAAGGATGGTTGCACTTGACTGCCTTGATCCCCACCAACTTTTCCCACTTTTCTGAAAAAACTACAAGAAAATAAGCAATTAATGCACAGCAGGCCAAGCTTTTTATTGATTAAGGGAGTCAACTTGGCACGATGACAGCGTAGAAGATGCCATcaacttttgaaaaagaaaactttcatcatgcatgttcccaTTTTTCTGAAGAAGCCACCGCAATATGCACATGGAAAAAGATCTGCAACAACCCAGTACGCAGTAAGTGCAGTACACACCAACGATCTGCAACTGTCGAAGCTTT
This is a stretch of genomic DNA from Malus domestica chromosome 02, GDT2T_hap1. It encodes these proteins:
- the LOC103453496 gene encoding cellulose synthase-like protein E1 — protein: MENSKLPLHLCHVHKLSNFINRTHILVHSVALVFLFSYRASFFFQHPKTKAATLPWLLVFASEVILAFEWLLSQSFRWCAVSRTVFPERLPEDDKLPPIDVFICTADPEKEPTVVVMNTVLSAMAMDYPPEKLHVYLSDDAGAAVTLNGMREAWRFAKWWLPFCKRYGIKCTAPGAYFSAGENDGDEDGGFGGSEFVQEKKHMKEKYEVFKKRVTENARIGDTRSDSRQDHSAVVEVIQETSGDDADAIQANEAKNMPLLIYVSREKRPSQPHNFKAGALNVLLRVSGVISNSPYILGLDCDMHCNDASSARQAMCFHLDPKISPSLAFVQFPQNFHNISNNDIYDSQLRSALKVLWKGYDGLGGPCVCGTGYYIKRVSLCESSISEAGDAMKLRQCFGPSNEFIKSVRQINKPDHMLIQRNNAQPNEIQLLASCVYEDGTKWGKEVGFLYGSVVEDYFTGFHLHCKGWISVYFDPKRPQFLGSGTTNLDDFLVQGTRWSSGLVDVAISKFSPLIYGPFKTRNFLHSMCYAELALFPIFYFLSLWGFATIPQLCLLNGIPLYPQVSNTYFIVFSFIFLSSHSKHLYEVLATGLTFRHWVNEQRIWMMKSVTSHLYGSVDAFMKKLGMREASFFPTNKVDNVEQLKRYNMGVFDFQTSLLFLAPMVALVILNMASFAVGIARGIFVGELDKMFIQVFISFYVIVMNYPIIEGMLIRKDKGSIPLSVTLVSALVSLIFYFFGSIIFM